From the Candidatus Binatia bacterium genome, the window GGGCAACTGGGTGGGGGAACGGTGGTGGCGGATTTCGATGACCTTAAAATCGGGTCGACTGGCGCGGTGGAACTGGTTGGCAGCGCGTCTACCGAGGATGTCGTGATTCGTGTGCAGAACCAGTTGCGGATGGGTCGCCGAGCGAAATTCGTGTTGGACGGCCTTGAACCCAACCAGGTGGTGCTCGTTGTGAACGGAAGGACAACAATCGGCGACTCGGCCTACTTGCCGGGCACCTTGATTGGTGGCGACCGCATTATCGTGCGGCGACGGGCGCGGGTCGAGGGTGGGTTGTTTGGTAAGACGGTCTTGGTTTCCGGCTCTGCAAAAATTCGCCGAGCTGGTTGGGTAGGGTGGTGCCGGTAGCCCGAACGGCGAAGCGGGTGGTGGTAGCGGCCCGGGGGTTCATTTGGGAGCGTGGCATGCGCCAACGAGCCCTCGGAGACCCTATGGCTGCCGCTAATCCCGGAAGTTCACGAACTGCAGGGGAATGCTGAAATCCTGTTCCCGCAACAAGCGAATAACCGCTTGTAAGTCGTCCTTCTTTTTACCGGTCACACGCACTTGATCCGCTTGAATTTGCGCCTGCACCTTGAGCTTGCTGTCCTTGATGGTCTTGACGATGTGACGCGCATGCTCGGCATCGATCCCTTGTTGGATTTCGATCGTTTGTCGGGCCCGACCTCCAGCGGCCGGTTCAATGGGGCCATACTTCAAGGCCTTTAGGGGTACACCCCGGCGCGCGAGCTTGGATTGAAGAATGTCGACCACCGCCTTCACCTTGAAGTCGTTCGCCGAAACGATGGTAATCGTCTTCTTGTCCCAAAGGATGTCGGTCTGGGTGTCTTTGAAGTCATACCGCTGGCCGACCTCCTTGCGGGCTTGATTCACGGCATTGTCGACTTCTTGCAAATCGACTTGGGAGACAACGTCAAACGACGGCATGAAAACCTCCCGTGCTAGCCTTGAGGAGCATCCAACACATCAACCCCCGGCGGCACCTCGAATTGGAACACGCCATCACTGAGGCCTGTGTTCCGCTTGATGTTCTGCAACGTTAGCTTGCTCGTGTTGCCGAGCGGATCCTTCACCTCCGCGCCAACGATATCGTAAGTCGTTGGGTCCACGTCGAGCCACAATACGCCAACATCCGCATCGCCCCGTTTGGGCACTAAGCGTAAGCGAAGATGGGTGCCCGCAGCAGGTTCTAGGCTTGGGATGAAGTCTTCCGCAATTCTCCCCACACCCGTGAGGAACGACACCGGCATGTTCGAACGAAACGCTTGCGCAAACCGTATGCGAATCACTTGTTGGTCTTCGGGGCGGTAAATCCACAACGTTTGTCCATCGCTCACGATGACTTCCTTTTGGCCGTTGGTCAGCTCCCAGCGCATCTTGCCGGGTTTACGAAACGCCACCGTGCCGCTGGCCGTTACCCGCTTGTTCAGACGGGTCAAGACCGTTTCTTGCGTGACGTCCGCAGTGAGGTCCCGCGTCGCGTCGTAACGCTCTTGTACTCGAGCCACGATGGCTCCGACGCCCGCCTGTTCTGGCGTAGACTCGCCAACCGTCCGACTCGAGTGGGCAACGCCCAAGGCTACGGCAGCAAAGAGCAGCCAGGGCTTTAAGGGTGACTTCATGGTTCCGGGGGTGGTGGTGCAAGCACCTCGCGCGGACGCCCGTTCTCACTCCGGCTGACAATGCCTTCGTGCTCCATCCGCTCGATGAGGCGCGCGGCCCGGTTGTAACCAATTCGCAGCCGGCGCTGCAAGTAAGAGATCGACGCGATCCGGGTTTCTGTGACGATGCGCACCGCTTGGTCGTAAAGTTCGTCGTTGTCGACACCGTCCGCCTCACCCGTGAGATTTCCGGAGACCTCCTCCGCCGCGGTGTTTTCCAACAGGCTGAACGCATACTCTGGCTCGGCTTGCCGTTTGGCAAATTCGACCACGCGGTGGATTTCTTTCTCCGCAACAAAGGCCCCGTGCAGCCGCTCCATCGCGCGACCGGGTTGCAGGAACAGCATGTCTCCCTCCCCAAGCAGTCGCTCGGCCCCCATGGAGTCGAGAATCGTACGCGAGTCGATCCGGGATGCGACTTGGAAAGAAATTCTCGCGGGGAAGTTCGCTTTGATGAGGCCGGTGATCACGTCTACCGATGGGCGCTGTGTGGCAACAATCAGGTGCATTCCGCAAGCCCGAGCCTTTTGCGCCAATCGGATGATGGGCGCTTCCACGTTGCGGCCGGAAGTCATCATGAGATCAGCAAGTTCATCGATAATGACCACGATTTTGGGCATGTGTTCGTGCTGGAAGTCGGAGCGCACCCATTCCTCGCTGTCAGCGCCGCTTCCCTGCACGACGTCCTCTGCGTCCTCTTCTAGAATTGCGATATCTTCGTCTCCAAGGTCGATGACACCGTCGTCCACTTCGCGTGCAAGCAAGGCGTTGTACGCATCGATGTTCCGAACGCCCTTGTCTTTCAGCAGCGAGTAGCGGCGATCCATTTCGCGGCAGAGGTTGTTCAGCACAACGAGCGCGGTCTTGGTGTCGGTCACCACCGGAACGAGCTGGTGCGGCAAACCTTCATAGAGTGGGAGCTCGAGCATCTTGAGGTCGATCATGACGAAGCGGACATCGCGCGGCGACGCTTTGCTCAGGATGCTCATGATCAACGCGTTGAGGAACACCGATTTTCCTGTGCCCGTCGCTCCCGCGATGAGCAAATGAGGCATGCGAGCGAGGTCTTCCACACGGGGTGTGCCTGAACTATCTTTGCCCAAAGCTAGCGTGAGCACAGACGGCGCCTCCTGGAAGGCGTCGCTGCCGATGATCTCGCTCAAATACACGCGCTCGCGCTTCTGATTGGCGACTTCGATCCCGACCACGGATTTGCCTGGTACCGGCGCGATAATGCGTACCGGAGAGCGCAGCGCCATGGATAAATCGTCTTGCAACGCCAGGATGCGGTTGACCTTGATGCCCGGCGCCAACTGGATCTCGAAGGTGGTGATTACCGGACCAGGCACCACAGCCACCACCTGCGCCTCGATGCCGAAATGAGCGAGTTTTGTTTCGAGAATTTCGGCACTGCGGCGAAGCAACTCCTCGTCCAACTGGAGGCGGTCCGAGCTTGCCGGCTTCTCGAGTAAGGAGATTGGCGGCAGTCGGTACTCATCGCTTGCAACCAGTGGGAGAGAGCGTTGGGCGTTTTGGCGCTTCCGTTTCGGTGCTTCCTCCTCCGGCTCGGGTAAGGTGATAATTGGACCCTCGTTCTCCGGCTCGGGCTTGCGCCAAAGCCAGCCGGGGCGTGCGTGCGGCTCGGTGGAGGGAGCGGGAGCTGCTGTTGCACGGATCCGGGGGCGGGATGGGTTGCGCCGGATGAGTAAGCGCAAGGGGGTTGTTCCAGAGATGTAACTCAGGGCCGTGAGCACCGTGATTGTAAGCCCGAGCCAAGCGCCAACGAGGCCGCACCAGTTCAACAGCAAGGTTCCGAGGAACCCGCCAAACCAGCCGGCAACTCCTTTCGTGCCAGTGGGATCGAGCAGGCCGAGCATGCCCGAGACCAAAACCAGCACG encodes:
- a CDS encoding outer membrane lipoprotein carrier protein LolA, with translation MKSPLKPWLLFAAVALGVAHSSRTVGESTPEQAGVGAIVARVQERYDATRDLTADVTQETVLTRLNKRVTASGTVAFRKPGKMRWELTNGQKEVIVSDGQTLWIYRPEDQQVIRIRFAQAFRSNMPVSFLTGVGRIAEDFIPSLEPAAGTHLRLRLVPKRGDADVGVLWLDVDPTTYDIVGAEVKDPLGNTSKLTLQNIKRNTGLSDGVFQFEVPPGVDVLDAPQG
- a CDS encoding DNA translocase FtsK 4TM domain-containing protein translates to MALVGTKPSQRASSDLIDSQYVNEIAGLITIAAALFTLASFTSYHLGLEATWGGVLGNTLARALVRLFGYAVYVIPLGLAVLAVRFFRGGLHDFTLPRLGAWLLVLVLVSGMLGLLDPTGTKGVAGWFGGFLGTLLLNWCGLVGAWLGLTITVLTALSYISGTTPLRLLIRRNPSRPRIRATAAPAPSTEPHARPGWLWRKPEPENEGPIITLPEPEEEAPKRKRQNAQRSLPLVASDEYRLPPISLLEKPASSDRLQLDEELLRRSAEILETKLAHFGIEAQVVAVVPGPVITTFEIQLAPGIKVNRILALQDDLSMALRSPVRIIAPVPGKSVVGIEVANQKRERVYLSEIIGSDAFQEAPSVLTLALGKDSSGTPRVEDLARMPHLLIAGATGTGKSVFLNALIMSILSKASPRDVRFVMIDLKMLELPLYEGLPHQLVPVVTDTKTALVVLNNLCREMDRRYSLLKDKGVRNIDAYNALLAREVDDGVIDLGDEDIAILEEDAEDVVQGSGADSEEWVRSDFQHEHMPKIVVIIDELADLMMTSGRNVEAPIIRLAQKARACGMHLIVATQRPSVDVITGLIKANFPARISFQVASRIDSRTILDSMGAERLLGEGDMLFLQPGRAMERLHGAFVAEKEIHRVVEFAKRQAEPEYAFSLLENTAAEEVSGNLTGEADGVDNDELYDQAVRIVTETRIASISYLQRRLRIGYNRAARLIERMEHEGIVSRSENGRPREVLAPPPPEP
- a CDS encoding YajQ family cyclic di-GMP-binding protein, which gives rise to MPSFDVVSQVDLQEVDNAVNQARKEVGQRYDFKDTQTDILWDKKTITIVSANDFKVKAVVDILQSKLARRGVPLKALKYGPIEPAAGGRARQTIEIQQGIDAEHARHIVKTIKDSKLKVQAQIQADQVRVTGKKKDDLQAVIRLLREQDFSIPLQFVNFRD